Part of the Angustibacter luteus genome, CGAGACTCCACCGGCTGGGACGCCGTGCCCTATCCTGAGCCAGTCGGCCATCGTCGCCCGACCCCAAGGGTCGCGCGGGCGCCGTCAGTCTTACAGCACCACTGCACGATGGCATCAGCACTGCACGATGGCATCGCCGGCCCGATCCGACGCCGGAAGGAGGGCCTGACTCGTGGCGAGACTGCTGCTGCTGACCAACGACCTCGCGCCCAGCGCTGAGGTCGTCCCCGCCCTGGGGCTGCTGGCCCACCAGATCCGCGTGCTGCCCGCCGAGGCGTCCGCGCTGGTCGAGACCCCGCCCACGGACGCCGTGCTCGTCGACGCCCGCCGCGACCTCGCCCCGGCCCGCTCGCTGTGCCGCCTGATGCGCACCACCGGCCTGTCGGTGCCGCTGCTGCTGGTGGTCACCGAGGGCGGCCTGGCGGCCGTGAGCGCCGAGTGGGGCGCGGACGACGTGATCCTGGTCAGCGCCGGGCCGGCCGAGGTCGAGGCCCGGCTGCGGCTGGCGATCGGGCGGTCCCTGATGGTCGCCGAGACCGACCACGACCTGGCGCCCGAGATCCGCGCCGGCGACGTGGTGATCGACGAGACGACGTACTCCGCCAAGGTGCGCGGGCGCTCACTGGACCTGACGTACAAGGAGTTCGAGCTGCTGAAGTACCTCGCGCAGCACCCGGGCCGGGTCTTCACCCGGGCCCAGCTGCTGCAGGAGGTCTGGGGCTACGACTACTACGGAGGCACCCGGACCGTCGACGTCCACGTGCGCCGGTTGCGCGCCAAGCTCGGCCCCGAGTTCGAGCAGCAGATCGGCACCGTGCGCAACGTGGGGTACCGGTTCGTCCCCCCGGGCCGCGACGGCGTCGAGTCCCGCGTCGGGGCCGACGTCCCCTCCCCCGCCTGACGCCCCCGCCTGCCCCCCTGCGTGACCCCACCCGCACGACACGCTTCCGCCACCCAGTCCGGTTTCCGCCACCCGAGCCGGTTCCTGGGGAGGAAACCCGGCCCGGGCGGCGGAAAGCGGCCTGAGCGGCGGAAGCGTGGGTGGCGTTACGGGACCTGGGTGATCCGGTCCGTCTCGATCGGCGCGTACGGCGAGTGCGCCGTCAGGTAGTTCGCGAAGGCGTCGATGTCGAGCCCACCGATCAGCTTGTTCGTGCCGCCCGCGAACGAGGCGAAGTTGTCCCCGCCGTCGGACAGGAACGAGTTCGCCGCGACGCGGTACGTCGTGCCCATGGCGATCGGTGTCCCGTCCAGCGCGACGCTGCCCGGCACGACCTTCGAGCCGGCCGGCGCCGACGCGCTGTAGGAGTACGTGAAGCCCTCGCTGACCTGCAGGATCTTCACGGCCGGGGCGTTCGCGCCCGACCACTGCTGCTCGAGCAGCGCGTAGATCTGCGCGCCCGTCAGGTCCATCGACACGACGTAGTTGTTGAACGGCTGCACCGTGAACGCGGCGCCGAAGTTCACGTCACCGTTGGCCAGCGGCACCAGGTCGGCCCGGATGCCACCCGGGTTCATGAACGCGATCTGCGGTGCCACGCCGTTGCTCACGGTCGACGCGTCGTTCTTCTGCGCGTCGGCGATCAGCCGCCCGAGCGAGGTCTCGACGTCCGCGCCGGTCTTCGGCAGCGTGACGCCACCCGCGACCTGCCCGATGACCTTGCTCTTGATGGGCGCGACCAGCGTGTTGTACGTGCTGATCAGAGCGGTCTGCGCGGCGTCCTTGGCGACGTCGCGGGTCACGATCATGTTCGAGCCCTCGACCGACGAGCGGACGATGTCGTTCTTCTTCAGGTCGTACGTCAGCTCCGTCTCGGTGTACAGCCGACCGAAGGACGACGCGCTCGTGATGAGCCGCTGGTTGCCGTCCGGGTCAGCCTGGGAGCAGATGTACGGCTGGTGCGTATGGCCCGAGATCACCATGTCGATCTGCGGGTCCAGCCGGCGGGAGATGTCCAGGATCGCGCTGTCCCCGGTCAGCTGGGCGCCCTTGACGCCGTTCTTGGTCTCCGTGGAGCAGGTCGCGTCGTACGGCGGTGCGACGTTGTAGGTGCCGTGCTCGGCGGTGTACGTGGTGACCGCGGGCGTGCCGCCCTGGTGCACCAGCACCACGATCGCCTTGACGCCCTTCTTCTTCAGCTCGGGCACCAGCAGGTTGGCGGTGGTCGCCTCGTCGTCGAAGGTGAGCCCCGCGATGCCGGACTTGGTCACGATCGACGGGGTGTCCTTCAGGGTCATGCCGATGAACGCGACCTTGGCGCCGTCCTTGAACGTCTTGATCCAGTACGGCGGCAGGATCCGCTTCAGCGTGCCGGTGTAGCGCACGTTGGCCGCCAGGATCGGGTACTTCGCGCCGGTGAACGTGTGCGCGGCGCAGGAGTTCTGGTTGTTCGCGCCGCCCGGGCCGTCGTCGATGCAGCCGCCCTTGGCGATCCGCTGCAGCTCCTTGTAGCCCTCGTCGAACTCGTGGTTGCCCACCGAGGTGACGTCCAGGCCGAGGGAGTTCATCGCCTCGACCGTCGGCTCGTCGTGGAAGGCGGCGGACAGCAGCGGCGAGGCGCCGATCAGGTCACCCGCGGCAACGGTGAGCGAATCCTTGTGCCCCGCGCGAGCCTGCTTGAGGTGGGTGGCCAGGTACTCGACGCCACCGGCCGGGACGTTCGTGGCCGTCGCCTGGAAGGCGCCGGTCGTCGCGTTCTGCGTCTCCGTGTACCCCGTGGTGATCACCCCGCTCGAGCCCGCCGGCGCCTCCAGGTTGCCGTGGAAGTCGTTGAACGAGAGCAGCTGGATCTGGGCCGTGGTGGGCTTGGGCGGCTTCGGTGGCTTGCCGTGACCGCCGGCGAGGGCGGTGGACGGCGACATCGTGACGGCGAGCGCGGCGGCCGAGGTGACGGCCAGGGCCTGCGCGAGCCGCAGGTGGCGACGCGATGACATGACACTCCCTGAGTGGATCGGATCGTCGGACGGGGTGGATCCTCCAACTTGTCCGGCACCGTAACGTCAGTCGGGAACGTCCGACAGACGGCAGATGTCACGAAAGCAGT contains:
- a CDS encoding bifunctional metallophosphatase/5'-nucleotidase, translating into MSSRRHLRLAQALAVTSAAALAVTMSPSTALAGGHGKPPKPPKPTTAQIQLLSFNDFHGNLEAPAGSSGVITTGYTETQNATTGAFQATATNVPAGGVEYLATHLKQARAGHKDSLTVAAGDLIGASPLLSAAFHDEPTVEAMNSLGLDVTSVGNHEFDEGYKELQRIAKGGCIDDGPGGANNQNSCAAHTFTGAKYPILAANVRYTGTLKRILPPYWIKTFKDGAKVAFIGMTLKDTPSIVTKSGIAGLTFDDEATTANLLVPELKKKGVKAIVVLVHQGGTPAVTTYTAEHGTYNVAPPYDATCSTETKNGVKGAQLTGDSAILDISRRLDPQIDMVISGHTHQPYICSQADPDGNQRLITSASSFGRLYTETELTYDLKKNDIVRSSVEGSNMIVTRDVAKDAAQTALISTYNTLVAPIKSKVIGQVAGGVTLPKTGADVETSLGRLIADAQKNDASTVSNGVAPQIAFMNPGGIRADLVPLANGDVNFGAAFTVQPFNNYVVSMDLTGAQIYALLEQQWSGANAPAVKILQVSEGFTYSYSASAPAGSKVVPGSVALDGTPIAMGTTYRVAANSFLSDGGDNFASFAGGTNKLIGGLDIDAFANYLTAHSPYAPIETDRITQVP
- a CDS encoding response regulator transcription factor → MARLLLLTNDLAPSAEVVPALGLLAHQIRVLPAEASALVETPPTDAVLVDARRDLAPARSLCRLMRTTGLSVPLLLVVTEGGLAAVSAEWGADDVILVSAGPAEVEARLRLAIGRSLMVAETDHDLAPEIRAGDVVIDETTYSAKVRGRSLDLTYKEFELLKYLAQHPGRVFTRAQLLQEVWGYDYYGGTRTVDVHVRRLRAKLGPEFEQQIGTVRNVGYRFVPPGRDGVESRVGADVPSPA